CCTGCTCCATTGGGCCCTAGTAAGGCGAAGAACTCTCCTTTTCCGATGGAGAGATCTATTTTGTTCACCGCGACTCTTTGGGAACCGGAAGAAGAAAAGATCTTACTGAGCTGTCGGATTTCAATCATGTTTTTACCTGAAAATCAGAAAGGAACATTGTTAAAAAAAAAGGAGCCCGAAGGCTCCTTTTTAAGGAGAGAGATCAAATCCTACTGCTTGAAGGCAACCTTTTTGTATGCAGAATCCGGAACTGCCCCAATATTCCCTTTTGTGACAGGGATAGGAACCGGTCGTCCCTGTGACCGTTCAACCGGGAGATAAGTCTGGGGGATGGTAATCACCGCTGGATCGACAAGTCCCAGCACCCAGGTTGTTAAGGCCGTCGTCTGCTCATCGGTCAGATGAAAATTCGGCATAATTGTCGGCGGCACTTTAAAGGCCGGCACACCAGGAGAAATTCGTCTCGGGTTTTTAAAGTGTTCCCACTCCCATTCGCGTTCCGAATGAATTCCATTGACATACTCAAAAAGGTGAACGTTATAGAAGCCCAGTTCTGTCCGTGAACCGAAGCCGGAAAGATCCGGAGCCAAAACGCCGTGCAGGTTAAACTGCACCATAGAATGGCAGGAGCCACACCCTTTCTGATTAATTGTCTTCTTTGCCAGATTGAGATATGGGGTCATCGGAGGGTTCACGCCCGCGTTATAGAGATCGGTATGACATTTCGTGCAGCTGGCTTCTGCAAACGGACCGAATTTCGGCTGATAGTCCAACGTCACATTGAAACCGTGAGCGGACTGGACTGTTGTAGCAAGTCCGTTTCCATCATGACAGACAGTGCAACCAAACTTTCCAAACGGGTGTTTGTGCATGAATCCCGAAAGGTCCGGATGTGCCGTAAATGGTTCGGGAGCATCCTTGAAAATCGGGATATTGATCCCCATGTGACATGTCTGACACCGGTCGGCACGATTCAGAATCACATTCCAGGTCTGGACAATCTGGAGCGGAGAATTTGCCAGTGCAGGCTTGTTCGTTTTCTTTGCCAGCAGCTTATAATATTCCCTTTGATAAACCATCCAGGACGTATGGGAATTTTTGTACATATCATAAGCGATGGATCCAGCAACAAGAAGCGTGGAGAGAAAAAAAAGGACATAGATTTTTGTTTTCATGCCCGCCGACCCCTTTCATTCATAGCGTCGGGATCCTTGCGAAGCGGATGCCCTTCTGGGTAAAAGGACCGTTCCTGCCATTTCTGGAACCAGATCAAGAGATAATAAAAAAATGCTGTTCCAACCACGAGGGTCAAGGAAATTCCGATCCGGTAAGGGAATCCGAAATATTGTTCGACCCAGGGTTCATTCAAGAGATTGTGAAATGAACTCATAAACTCTCCTTACAAATAGAGCCTTGAAAGTGAGTAACGTTTTCTGAAAAGAACTGACTTTCGTTTTTTTTCATCTCAGAAAACAGGGTCAATTGACGTCAAACGTTAATCCACGGTGTTACAACAATATATTTGATGTTGAACAGAAGTCTCAAAACAATCTTCAGCCCTACCCCCATCATCGAGAGGAAAAAGATCATAAAGACGGCATAGCGGGCTCCTCCGAGCGTGTCGTAGAACTTCCTCATAAAGAAATAGGGGATAGCCATTCCAACGGCAAAGTAGGCAAAAAAGAGAACGTCACATATTGCCTTTCCAACGTCCTTGGAGACATGTAACAGATTGACAAAAACAATATGCAACGGAACAAGCGTCACCAAGGCCGGATTCATATGAACCAGATGATCACTCCATGGCCAGTACCATTGCCAGTCCAGCCCTCTCAGATAAGTTCCGATAACAATGGTGACCCACCAAAGGGCAAACCCGAAAGAATAATTGAAGATAGCGAACTTTCTTTCGGAAAATGTGTAATAGCCTACTCCTTTGGGATTTGTATCAACATAAGGGAATGTCATCAATCCGACAATGATCATTCCAGGCAGCACCACGCCTGCATACCAGGGATCAAAATACACCAGAAGCTCCTGCAATCCCAGAAAGTACCAGGGGGCGCGCATGGGATTTGGCGTTGTCGAAGGATCCGCCAGAGACCTCAAGGGCGCATGGACAAACTGAACCAGAATGATCAGTCCGGCCGTTATCAATAAAGCGCAGATGAGTTCGATCATGATAAGGTTGGGCCACGTATAGACAGTATCTTCCGGCTCCTTTTTGACAATAGGAGCCGATCCTTTCATCAATTCGACCAAACCATAACTTTTCCTCGCATCACGAGGAAAAATTTCTCTTGTCACCTTGTTCTCCATTAGATATCCCCTCT
This Leptospirillum ferriphilum DNA region includes the following protein-coding sequences:
- a CDS encoding cytochrome B6, which codes for MTREIFPRDARKSYGLVELMKGSAPIVKKEPEDTVYTWPNLIMIELICALLITAGLIILVQFVHAPLRSLADPSTTPNPMRAPWYFLGLQELLVYFDPWYAGVVLPGMIIVGLMTFPYVDTNPKGVGYYTFSERKFAIFNYSFGFALWWVTIVIGTYLRGLDWQWYWPWSDHLVHMNPALVTLVPLHIVFVNLLHVSKDVGKAICDVLFFAYFAVGMAIPYFFMRKFYDTLGGARYAVFMIFFLSMMGVGLKIVLRLLFNIKYIVVTPWINV
- a CDS encoding c-type cytochrome — protein: MKTKIYVLFFLSTLLVAGSIAYDMYKNSHTSWMVYQREYYKLLAKKTNKPALANSPLQIVQTWNVILNRADRCQTCHMGINIPIFKDAPEPFTAHPDLSGFMHKHPFGKFGCTVCHDGNGLATTVQSAHGFNVTLDYQPKFGPFAEASCTKCHTDLYNAGVNPPMTPYLNLAKKTINQKGCGSCHSMVQFNLHGVLAPDLSGFGSRTELGFYNVHLFEYVNGIHSEREWEWEHFKNPRRISPGVPAFKVPPTIMPNFHLTDEQTTALTTWVLGLVDPAVITIPQTYLPVERSQGRPVPIPVTKGNIGAVPDSAYKKVAFKQ